The segment CAACACCACTCATTTTACCAATTCCAACCGTTGCATATTTACTTAGATTTTTTATTTTTCCCATACATAGGGCACCAACTATACCACCTAAAGGTAGTGCTATAAGAGGGTCTATGCTAATTTTAAATATTGGTCTTAAAGATAAAACTATAATTGCAGTAAGAGGGCCTGCTATAGCTGCAGCAAAATTTGGCTTATCCTCAGAAGTTACTGATATTTCATTTTCTGTTACTTTAGAACCTTTATGTGCAAGTTTTTTGATATTATACAAGTTACTATAACACCAAATATTGCAGGAATTATACCAGCTGCCATAACTGAAGTTAAGGGTAGTTTAAATGTGTCTGCAGCGGCAATGGCATTTGGGTTTGGAGACATGATGTTTCCGGCTTTACCGCCACCTATCATAGCAATAAGTATTGCTGTTTTTGTAAGATTAGCTCTTTTAGCAATGGCAAGAGCTATAGGTGCTACTGTAATAACTGATACATCAACGAAAACACCTACAGAAGTTAAAACTAATGTTGCAAGGGCAAGGGCTATAAGTGAGTTGGATTCACCAAGCTTATCAACAATTGATTCTGCGATTTTTGCAGCAGCACCAGATTCAATAAGAACACCAGCTAAAACACCTGCAGTAAGTATTCTAAGAACCGCTGGCATTATACCTTTTGCACCATTAATCATAAGTGTAACTGTATTAGATAATGAAGCACCGCCTACAAGACCACCTATAATTGCTCCCATAATTAATCCGTAAGCTGGATGGACTTTTTTGATAATAAGCACAATAGCTATAACAAGAGCAACTAATGCGCCTAACGCTGAAACATGCATTTAAATACCTCCTAATATATTAAGTTTGATTTCGTTTACATGTTAATTTTATAGGAGAAATTTCAATTAGTCATTGTATAATTGTTAGATTATTTTTGTTCATTTGCACAGTAAACAGAGGTTTATTGTGCAAAGAATTTAATAATTTTACTATAAGGTGTAAATTATAAGGCCTGTAATAAGATGAAGTAGATCCAAATAATTTTTAGGATCTTTTCCAGTTATATTTTTAATTTTTTCTATTCTATAGTTTAATGAATTTCTATGTATATGAAGTTCTTTTGATATTGTTATCATTTCACCACTGTGCTTTATATAGCAAAGTAAAGTTTTTATTAAATCTGAATTTTTTCCCTCTTCTTTTAATTTTAAAATAAGATTTTTATATTCCTCTTTGTACTCCACTTTAAAAAGTGCATCTAGAGGAATTATATCTTTATAATAGTTTATTTGATAACTTTGAATATCTATAAGGCTTCCAAAATTCTTAATTATTTCTAAACTTCTAAGGGCCTCATGAACGGATTTTGCAATAATGTCATTTTTTTCACCTATAGTTATTATGGCATTATTGGATAGTTCTTTTTGAAAATTTTTTATTTTATAGTTTAGCATAAGTTTATCATCTAGTAGTAAAAGAATAATATTTTCGGAGTTAAGTCTAATAGCATATTCTTTATCAGTTAGGTAGCTTTTTAGTTTATCAAGATTTAGACTATAGTGATTTAGAGAGCTAATTGCAAGAGCACATCTTGGTAGATTTATGTCAATACTAAGGGAATTTGCAGTTTCAATAAAATCATCATTATAAGGATCATTGCAAAAAGCCCATTGATATAGAAGTTGATCTTTAATTTGCTCTCTAGTTCTTTTTTCTTTGAACATATATTCTTGGTTAATTAAAAGTTCAGAAGTAACAGTTACAATAGAGGCAAAGTGTTTTACTTCATCAGGGTTTCCGCTAATGCCTATTACACCCATTATATTATCTTTAAAATAAATAGGCATATTCACACCTTTCTTTACATCACCATTGTCTTCATAAATGTAGACTAATTTCTTTAAGGAAATAGCGTTTACGGCACCTTCATGAATTTTCCCTATTCTCTCTTTATCGCCACTTCCTATAATAATGCCTTTAGAATTCATTATATTTACATTATAGGGGATAACCTTCATCATTTTGTTTACTATATCCTGAGCTAATTGACTTGTTAAGCTAATCATATTGTAATTCACCAACTTTTTAATTTTTTCTTAAATGGGTTAAAATATAAAAAATTTTTATAGGTTATTATTAAAAAATTACTTTTAATAAATACAATTATATCAAAAAAATAAAAAGAATTAAAATACATTGTTAAATTTATAGTATTTGTTAAAAAATAATCAAGATTAATTAAAAAAATATAACAATAAAGTAAAACAATACAATTAAAACGCTGAATAACTGCATAATTATAGAAAATAAAGTAAAAAAATATAAAATATTGTTTAAAAATAACATGCGTATTTAAATACTATAAATTTTAATTAACAATCTCAAAGAATCATGATATAATTAAAAATGATTTAATAGTTAGAATATTTTTAAAAGGTTAAAAAATCAGTATATTTAGTGGGCCATTTTATGAAATTATTATGGGGAGGAAGGTGTACAAATAAAGTGTGTATGGGATGTGAAAAGTGTAAATTTAATGAACTTGAAGAATTTATAGAAAAACAGGAGAATAAGGAAGCAGCTTTAATTGCTGTTCTTCATAAAGCACAAGGAATATATGGATATTTAGGTGAGGAAGTCCAGAATTTTATAGCTGAAAAACTAGAGATACCTCGTTCAAAAGTCTATGGAGTTGTAACCTTTTATTCGTTTTTTACTACAGTTCCGAAGGGAAAATATATAATTAGTGTCTGTACGGGTACGGCATGTTTTGTAAGAGGGGCTGGAGATATACTTGATGAATTCAAGCGTAAATTAAAAATAAAAGAAGGGGAAACTACTAAAGATGGACTTTTTACTTTAGATGTATTAAGGTGTGTAGGAGCTTGTTCTATAGCACCTGTAGTGTTAGTAAATGATAAGGTATATGGGCATTTTAATAAATCTCAAGTTGAAAAAGTTTTAAGTGAACTTAAGGGGTGATTTAGAATTATGGACAAGTTAAAGGACTATAAAAGTTTATTAGAATTAAAGGAAGAATATAAAAATATTGTTGATTTGAGATATCATTCAGAAAACGTAAACAATAAAAATATAACTGAAAGACAAATTTTGGTTTGCGGAGGCCCTGGGTGCAAATCAGCTAACTCTAATGAAATCGTAGAGGCCTTAAATGAGCAAATAAATAAACATGGTGTTCAGGACAATACTAAAGTTATAACTACAGGTTGCTTTGGATTTTGCTCTGAGGGTCCTGTAATTGAGATAGTACCTGATAATGTGTTTTATGTAAGGGTTTCAAAAGAGGATGCAGAGGAAATAGTAAAAAGTCACATACTTAATGGTAAAATTGTAGAAAGACTTTTGTATAGTGACCCAGAAACTAAAAATAAGATAAGAGATAAAAAGCAAATTCCATTTTACAAAAAACAAGTAAAAATTGCTCTTAGAAATTGTGGAATTATAGATCCTGAAGATTTTAAAGAAGTAATAGCTGTTGGTTCTTACGAAGCACTTGGAAAGGTTTTAACTAAAATGAAACCTGAAGAAGTTGTGAAAGAAATAATGGAGTCAGGCTTAAGAGGAAGAGGTGGCGGTGGATTTCCAACGGGTAGAAAATGGCAGACCGCTCTTAAAGCAAAAGGTGATATAAAATACGTTATTTGTAATGCAGATGAAGGAGATCCAGGTGCATTTATGGATAGGGCGATATTAGAAGGAGATCCTCATAGTGTTCTTGAAGCTATGGCAATTTGTGGCTATGCAACAGGCTCAAACCAAGGATATATATATATAAGAGCTGAATATCCATTAGCTGTTAAAAGACTTAAAATAGCTATAGCTCATGCTAAGGAAGCTGGACTTTTAGGAAGTAATATTTTAGGAACTGGTTTTGATTTTGATATAGAAATAAAATATGGAGCAGGAGCTTTTGTTTGTGGAGAAGCTACAGCGCTAATTCATTCTATTGAGGGAAAAAGAGGAGAGCCTACTATGAAGCCACCTCGTACCTCAGAAAATGGACTTTGGCAAAGGCCCACTTGTGTAAACAACGTAGAAACTTTTGCAAACATAGCTCCTATAATAAATAAAGGAGCTAAGTGGTATACTACAATTGGCACTAAAAAATCACCAGGTACAAAGGTTTTTTCATTAGCTGGAAAAATAAACAATGTTGGTTTGGTTGAAGTTCCAATGGGTATATCTTTAAAAGAGATTATCTATGAAATCGGTGGAGGAACCAAAAATGGAAGGGCTTTAAAAGCAGTACAAACAGGAGGACCTTCAGGGGGATGTATACCTAATTCGTATATAGATATACCAATAGAATATGATACCTTAACTGAAATAGGTTCAATGATGGGTTCAGGCGGAATGATTGTATTAGATGAGGATAATTGTATGGTAGATGTTGCTAAATTCTACCTTGAGTTTACTGTAGATGAATCTTGTGGTAAATGTACTCCTTGTAGAGTTGGTAACAAAAGGCTTTTAGAGATATTAAACAAAATAACTCAAGGTAAAGCAAAGGAAGAGGATTTAGATACTATGAAAGAACTTTGTAGTACAATTAGAGATGCTTCTCTTTGTGGATTAGGGGTTTCTGCACCAAATCCAGTTTTAAGTACACTTGAACACTTTAAAGATGAATATAAAGCTCATGTAAATGAGAAGAGATGTCCAGCTAAGGTTTGTAAATCTTTATTGTTCTATGCAATAACGGATGATTGTATAGGATGTACTAAGTGCGCTAGATGGTGTCCAGTAGGTGCCATAGAAGGCGTAGTTAAAGAAAAACATAAAATTGATAATGATAAGTGTATAAAATGTGGATTGTGCTATGAAGGCTGTCCTGTTAAGGCGATAGTTATTGATTAGAGTGGGGGGATAAAAATTGAGTATTATTAAGTTAACAATAGATGGACAAGATGTGGAAGTTGAAAAAGGAACCTCTATATTAGATGCAGCAAGAAAATTAAATATAAATATACCTACTCTTTGCAATATGTATATGAACAACGGCGAGGTTAGAAATTGTAAAGGTACTTGTAGAGTGTGTTTAGTTGAAGAAGAAGGAAATAGCAAGTTAATACCTTCATGTTCAAAAGAAGCTAAAGAGGGAATGATAATAAAAACTCATTCTGCTAAAGTTATTAAAGCTAGAAAAACTATTGTGGAATTGTTACTTTCAGATCATCCAAAAGATTGTCTTGAATGCCAAAAAAATGGCAACTGTGAATTACAAGATATAGCAAGAGATTTAGGTATAAGGCAAAATAGATTTGAAGGTGAAGTGTCTTGCTATGATATAGATAAATCTTCTAATGTAATTGTTAGAGATATGAATAAATGCATATTATGCAGAAGATGTGTAACTATGTGTAATGAAGTTCAAAAGGTTAATGTGTTAACTCCTGTAGAAAGAGGATTTACCTCAGTTATATCCACATTCTTTGATAAACCTTTAGTAGAGACAGATTGCACTTATTGTGGTCAATGTGTGGCGGTATGTCCAACTGGAGCTTTGAGAGAGGATAGAAACTATGATGAAATATGGGATTTACTAGATAACAAGGAGAAATTCCTTGTAGTTCAAATGGCTCCAGCTGTTAGGATTTCCTTAGGTGAAGAATTTGGTTTTAAACCAGGGGAAAATATAATTAACAAAATAGTAGCGGCTTTAAAGAAATTAGGGTTTGATGCAGTTTATGATACTAATTTCACGGCAGATATGACAATAATTGAAGAAGCTAGTGAGTTCATAGATAGATTTACAAAAGGTGAAAAATTACCACTTATGACTAGCTGCTGTCCAGGATGGGTAAATTTTGTAGAGAAAAAATATCCAGAAAAAACAGAACTTCTATCTACCTGTAAATCTCCTCAGCAGATGTTTGGAGCTGTGGCTAAAACTTATTTGGCTGAGAAATTAAATCTTGACCCTAAGAATATAGTTGTTGTGTCAATTATGCCTTGCATTGCTAAGAAGTATGAGGCAAAAAGGAAAGAAATGGGTAGAGATGGAATGCAAGATGTAGATATTGTAATTACTACAAGAGAGTTTTCTCAAATGATTAAAGAAGCTGGAATAAACTTTGGGGAACTTGAGGGTATGGAATTTGACAGCATTTTAGGTCAATCAACTGGAGCGGGCTCTATATTTGGAACTACTGGTGGAGTAATGGAAGCTGCCTTAAGAACTGGTTATGAATGGGTAACTGGCAAGACTTTAGAAAATGTTGATTTTGAAAATGTTAGAGGTCTTAAGGGGGTAAAAGAAACTAGTGTAAACTTTAATGGTAAAAACATTAATGTTGCAGTAGTAAGTTCTCTTGGTAATGCAAAGAAGATAATGGATGATATAGTAAAAGGAAAAAACAAATATGATTTTGTTGAAGTAATGGCCTGCCCTGGAGGATGTATAAATGGAGGCGGTCAACCTTATAGTAGATGCGATATAGATACTGTTGAAGCTAGAATGGAAGGTATATATGAGGTAGATCAAAATAAAGTCTTAAGAAAAGCTCATGAAAATCCTATGGTTAAAAAAATATATGAAGAATATTTACAAAAGCCTAATAGTAAAGTAGCACATAAGTTACTACATACTACTTATGGTACAAAATAATTTACAGAGTATACTACAGAAGTATTAGAATGAAGCTTTTGTAAAAAAATTAAGAGAATTACATGAGATATAAAAGATGATTTCTATATTAAGTAGAAGTCATCTTTTTTTAAGCTCCACAAATTTACCTGGTTATTGATTTAAAATGAAGAACTTTAAAGAAATTTAGGCAAATAATATCATTTACTTTAATTAAAAATTGTGTAATAATAAATAATCGGTGATAAAAACAGAGTATAAATACTTGTACTGGGTAATAATTTTGGATTGTGAGGCGTAGATATGAAGATAGGATTTGACCATAAAAAATATTTAGAAGAGCAGTCAAAGTATATTTTAGAAAGAGTAAACAATTATGACAAACTTTATTTAGAGTTTGGAGGAAAAATTCAATTTGATTTGCATGCAAAGAGGGTTTTACCTGGTTTTGATGAAAATGCAAAGATAAAACTATTACATAAATTGAAAGAAAAAGTTGAAATAGTTATTTGTGTGTATGCGGGAGATATTGAAAGAAACAAGATAAGAGGGGATTTTGGAATTACTTACGATCTTGAAGTATTAAGATTAATTGACGATTTAAGAGCTAATGAACTTGATGTAAATAGCGTTGTAATTACTAGATTTGATGGACAACCTGCAACTACAGTATTTATAAACAAGTTAGAGCGTAGAGGTATAAAAGTATATAAACATAGGGCAACTAAGGGGTATCCAACTGATGTTGATACTATAGTAAGTGATGAAGGTTATGGAAAAAATCCATACATAGAAACTACAAAACCAATTGTAGTTGTAACTGCACCAGGTCCTGGAAGTGGTAAGTTAGCTACTTGTCTTAGCCAGCTTTATCATGAAAATAAAAGAGGAAATGTTGCTGGTTATTCAAAATTCGAAACATTTCCAGTTTGGAATGTTCCATTAAAACATCCACTAAACATAGCTTATGAAGCAGCTACAGTAGATCTTAAGGACGTTAACATGATAGATTCTTTCCATTTTGATGCATATAATAAGGTAGCTGTAAATTATAATCGTGATATAGAAATGTTCCCTGTGCTTAAAAGAATTATAGAAAAGATAACAGGAGAAGAATCTGTTTATAAATCCCCAACTGATATGGGAGTTAACAGAGTTGGATTTGGTATAATAGATGATGAGACAGTAAAAGAGGCTTCTAAGCAGGAAGTTATAAGAAGATATTTTAAAACAGCTTGTGAATACAAAAAGGGTATGTAGGCAAAGAGGTTTTTCAAAGAATTAAATTAATTATGGAAGAACTTAATTTAAAACCAGAAGATAGAAAAGTAGTTATTCCAGCTAGGATACGTTTAGCTCAGTTGAAAGAGAATTCTAATAACATGGATAACTGCACAGTAGTAGCTTTAGAAGTTGAAGATGGTAAGATATTTACTGGTAAAAGTTCTGAGCTTATGGATGCAACTGCAGCAGCTATATTAAATGCTATAAAACATTATGCGAATATATCAGATGAGATACATCTTATATCACCAGTAATTTTACAGCCTATTATAGATTTAAAATCACAAACTTTGGGAAATAAAAACACAGCCTTAAGTTGTGAGGAAATATTAATGGCTTTAAGTATATGTGCAGTAACAAACCCAATGGCTCAAATAGCTATGGAAAAATTACAAATATTAAAAGAGTCAAAAGCACATTCAACTGCTATAATAAGTAGAAGTGATGAACAGACATTTAGAAAGCTTGGCATTGATGTTACTTGTGATGCTGAATATGCATCAGAGAGTTTATTTTATAACAATTAGGAAGAAAAATTTAGTAGAAATGAAATTATAGATAAGATTTTATATTAGAAGAATTTAAATGTATCACTAAGGGTGTTTCAATATATCTTTAGTGATTTTTTTATTATTTTTAAAGGGGTATGGAAAAATTTACACATAGAATATTTATATATTATTTGATAATGTTTAACTATGGCTTAGTATAGGAGGTTAAACATGAAAAATAATACTAAAAATACTATTTTTGCAATCAGCTTTTTTTGTTTTTTTGCATTTTAAATAAAAATGCGTTAGCTTTACCCAATGTTATAAGATTTTCAGGAAGCGATAGATATGAAACTTGTGCAAATATATCTAAAAATAATTGGGATAAGGCAGATACCGCTATTTTAGTATCTGGACAGAGTTTCCCAGATTCACTTTGTGCAGTAGCTTTATCAAAAAAATTTAGTGCACCTATCCTATTATCATATAAGGAATGGATACCAAAGCCTATATTAGAGGAAATAAAAAGGTTACAGGTAAAAGAAATTATTTTAATTGGTGGGCAGGGAGTACTTTCTACAAATATAGAGGAAAGCTTAAAAAAGTTAGGTATTAGTTTTAAAAGAATTGGCGGAAAGGATAGATATGAAACTAGTTTAGAAATTGCTAAAATAATAGGTACAGATAATGGCATTGCCATAGTTTCTGGAGAGAATTATCCAGATGCCTTGTCTATTGCTCCAATAGCTGCATATAAAGAGATGCCTTTGATTTTAACTACCAAAACTTCATTTAAAGGGAATACATATCAATATTTAAAAGAGAAGGTGCTAGATAAATGTTATGTCATAGGTGGACAAGCTGTAATAGGGGATTATGTAAATAATATATCAATTAACATTTGCAGGTTAAGTGGAAGTGACAGATATAAGACAAATTTGAGTGTAATAAATTATTTTATTCATGATATAAGCATGAAAAACTTGTATTTTACAACAGGAAATGACTTTCCAGATGCTCTATCAGGAGCTTCAGCAGCAGGAAGAGAAAATTCTGTTTTAGTTCTTACTTATAATTACGGTACAGTGGCTAAGGATTTAATACATGAAAATATAAATGAAATAGAAAATGTAAAAATACTTGGAGGAGAACAGGCTGTATCAAATTATAGTATAAATAAAGTAATTTACGGAAGAAGTACATCTAAACTAATTACAGCTTACAGTACGTGTTATGAGGGAGATAAATCATCTTATAATTCACTAATTAAAAATTCTTCCATAATTGATCAAGTATCTCTATTTGCTTATACCGTGGATATTAATGGTGATATTTTTGGAGCAGCTCCACTAGATCAAATGAATTATGCCCTTAATAATGGAGTGGAAAGCTTAGCTATGATTGGAAATGAATTTGATTCTAATATTGCTAAAAGTATTCTTGGAGATGTAAAAAGAAAAGAAAATTTTATAAATAATATATTTAATATTTTAGAAAAAAACAATTATAAGGGTATTAGTCTGGATATAGAAGGCGTAAAATATAGTGATAGAAACAATTTTACAGTTTTTCTAAAGGAACTTTATAATAAACTAAATTCTAGTGGATATAAAGTAGTAGTATCTGTTCCTGCTAAAACTAAAGATGTATTAACAGATTCTTGGAGTGGTGCTTATGATTACAAAGAAATATCTAAATATTGTGATTATGTTGCAATTATGGCTTATGATGAGCATTATTTAGGGGGAGATCCTGGACCTGTTGCTTCTATTGGGTGGGTTAATAATGTTCTTAATTATGCAATTGACGTAATACCAAAAGAAAAAATATTGCTTGGAGTAGCATCTTATGGATATGATTGGAGTGAAAATGGAAATAAAGCCTATAGTTTAACGGGGGCTTATAGTGTGGCTTCTAAATTTGGAAGCAATATCAAATGGGATGATACTAATAAATGTCCTTATTTTACATATAAAGATAATGGAGGATATTTACATACTGTATGGTTAGAAAATGAAAGTAGCTTAAAATACAAACTAGATTTAGTTAATGGTTATGATTTATGTGGAATAGCTATTTGGAGACTTGGATTAGAAAATGAAGAATATTGGAACAGTATAAAAAGTAAATTTAATTAAAGGTTTTAATAATAATAGAATTTTTATCTAAATTAAACAAGATTAATTTTAAAATCATATATTTTAAAAATATGTTATGATTTTCTCTCGCATATAATATATAATATATAATATATTATATATTATTATGAAATTTATAGTAATATACGACTTGAAA is part of the Haloimpatiens sp. FM7315 genome and harbors:
- a CDS encoding NADH-dependent [FeFe] hydrogenase, group A6; translated protein: MSIIKLTIDGQDVEVEKGTSILDAARKLNINIPTLCNMYMNNGEVRNCKGTCRVCLVEEEGNSKLIPSCSKEAKEGMIIKTHSAKVIKARKTIVELLLSDHPKDCLECQKNGNCELQDIARDLGIRQNRFEGEVSCYDIDKSSNVIVRDMNKCILCRRCVTMCNEVQKVNVLTPVERGFTSVISTFFDKPLVETDCTYCGQCVAVCPTGALREDRNYDEIWDLLDNKEKFLVVQMAPAVRISLGEEFGFKPGENIINKIVAALKKLGFDAVYDTNFTADMTIIEEASEFIDRFTKGEKLPLMTSCCPGWVNFVEKKYPEKTELLSTCKSPQQMFGAVAKTYLAEKLNLDPKNIVVVSIMPCIAKKYEAKRKEMGRDGMQDVDIVITTREFSQMIKEAGINFGELEGMEFDSILGQSTGAGSIFGTTGGVMEAALRTGYEWVTGKTLENVDFENVRGLKGVKETSVNFNGKNINVAVVSSLGNAKKIMDDIVKGKNKYDFVEVMACPGGCINGGGQPYSRCDIDTVEARMEGIYEVDQNKVLRKAHENPMVKKIYEEYLQKPNSKVAHKLLHTTYGTK
- a CDS encoding NADH-ubiquinone oxidoreductase-F iron-sulfur binding region domain-containing protein → MDKLKDYKSLLELKEEYKNIVDLRYHSENVNNKNITERQILVCGGPGCKSANSNEIVEALNEQINKHGVQDNTKVITTGCFGFCSEGPVIEIVPDNVFYVRVSKEDAEEIVKSHILNGKIVERLLYSDPETKNKIRDKKQIPFYKKQVKIALRNCGIIDPEDFKEVIAVGSYEALGKVLTKMKPEEVVKEIMESGLRGRGGGGFPTGRKWQTALKAKGDIKYVICNADEGDPGAFMDRAILEGDPHSVLEAMAICGYATGSNQGYIYIRAEYPLAVKRLKIAIAHAKEAGLLGSNILGTGFDFDIEIKYGAGAFVCGEATALIHSIEGKRGEPTMKPPRTSENGLWQRPTCVNNVETFANIAPIINKGAKWYTTIGTKKSPGTKVFSLAGKINNVGLVEVPMGISLKEIIYEIGGGTKNGRALKAVQTGGPSGGCIPNSYIDIPIEYDTLTEIGSMMGSGGMIVLDEDNCMVDVAKFYLEFTVDESCGKCTPCRVGNKRLLEILNKITQGKAKEEDLDTMKELCSTIRDASLCGLGVSAPNPVLSTLEHFKDEYKAHVNEKRCPAKVCKSLLFYAITDDCIGCTKCARWCPVGAIEGVVKEKHKIDNDKCIKCGLCYEGCPVKAIVID
- the nuoE gene encoding NADH-quinone oxidoreductase subunit NuoE: MKLLWGGRCTNKVCMGCEKCKFNELEEFIEKQENKEAALIAVLHKAQGIYGYLGEEVQNFIAEKLEIPRSKVYGVVTFYSFFTTVPKGKYIISVCTGTACFVRGAGDILDEFKRKLKIKEGETTKDGLFTLDVLRCVGACSIAPVVLVNDKVYGHFNKSQVEKVLSELKG
- a CDS encoding cell wall-binding repeat-containing protein — protein: MFFCILNKNALALPNVIRFSGSDRYETCANISKNNWDKADTAILVSGQSFPDSLCAVALSKKFSAPILLSYKEWIPKPILEEIKRLQVKEIILIGGQGVLSTNIEESLKKLGISFKRIGGKDRYETSLEIAKIIGTDNGIAIVSGENYPDALSIAPIAAYKEMPLILTTKTSFKGNTYQYLKEKVLDKCYVIGGQAVIGDYVNNISINICRLSGSDRYKTNLSVINYFIHDISMKNLYFTTGNDFPDALSGASAAGRENSVLVLTYNYGTVAKDLIHENINEIENVKILGGEQAVSNYSINKVIYGRSTSKLITAYSTCYEGDKSSYNSLIKNSSIIDQVSLFAYTVDINGDIFGAAPLDQMNYALNNGVESLAMIGNEFDSNIAKSILGDVKRKENFINNIFNILEKNNYKGISLDIEGVKYSDRNNFTVFLKELYNKLNSSGYKVVVSVPAKTKDVLTDSWSGAYDYKEISKYCDYVAIMAYDEHYLGGDPGPVASIGWVNNVLNYAIDVIPKEKILLGVASYGYDWSENGNKAYSLTGAYSVASKFGSNIKWDDTNKCPYFTYKDNGGYLHTVWLENESSLKYKLDLVNGYDLCGIAIWRLGLENEEYWNSIKSKFN
- a CDS encoding CdaR family transcriptional regulator — protein: MISLTSQLAQDIVNKMMKVIPYNVNIMNSKGIIIGSGDKERIGKIHEGAVNAISLKKLVYIYEDNGDVKKGVNMPIYFKDNIMGVIGISGNPDEVKHFASIVTVTSELLINQEYMFKEKRTREQIKDQLLYQWAFCNDPYNDDFIETANSLSIDINLPRCALAISSLNHYSLNLDKLKSYLTDKEYAIRLNSENIILLLLDDKLMLNYKIKNFQKELSNNAIITIGEKNDIIAKSVHEALRSLEIIKNFGSLIDIQSYQINYYKDIIPLDALFKVEYKEEYKNLILKLKEEGKNSDLIKTLLCYIKHSGEMITISKELHIHRNSLNYRIEKIKNITGKDPKNYLDLLHLITGLIIYTL